TATACTTTTGCTAGTAGTTACACGGTTGTATATCAATATACAATCTGTAACTAATGCAGAAAAACAACCAGTTATGGCACTTAGTCAGGAGAAAATAATTTTGAATTGTCCGTTCCGGCAAACCCTCGACGTGCTGGAAGGCAAGTGGAAGTTTGCCATCATTCACAGCTTGCTGCTCCACGGTACCATGCGTTTTAAAGCCCTGGAGCGGGACGTGGAAGGCATTACGGCCCGCATGCTTATCAAGGAGCTCAAGCTGCTCGAAGCCCATGGCATCGTGCATCGGCGGGCCTACGCTACCGTGCCGCCAACCGTGGAATACAGCCTCACCGAGTGTGGACAGTCGCTGGAGCCGATTATTCAGGCTATTCAGGCCTGGGGAATTCAAAACCAGGCAGTCATCACTCAAAGCAAAATCAGCACTGCCCGCAAAACGCCGGCCGCCGCACGTAAGGCCTGATGCTGCCTACTGCCTGACTACGCGCTGGGAGCTCAGCACTACTCCTTGGGCGTCCAGGACCTGCACCAGATACAGCCCGGCCGGCCACGCCGCTACCGCCACCGTAAGACCCTCCGGCCGTAGCGGTTGCCGCCCGATTTCGCGCCCCTGCCCATCCAGGTACCGCACCTGCTGGCCCGCAGCTACGGCCGCGCTGGGCCGTAGCTCCAGGTATTGGCTGGTCGGGTTGGGGTACAGCTGCAAACGGGCGGCTGGTTGGGGTGGTGTCGTTGCCAGCGGCCGGCAATACAGCTGCATAATGTAGCGCCAAAGCTCGGTATCAAACGAGGACACGGCCAGTTTGGGCGCCTCCGCCGAGTGGCCCTGGCGCACGACTACCAGTCCCAGGCTAGGCACCACGTAGATTTTCTGGTCGTTTTTGCCCAGGGCTGCAATCATGTCGGGCGGGGCCGTGGGCACGAGCGGGCCGCTGAAGGTCAGCTGGCTCTGGGGCAGCATGTAGGAGGGTTGCCCGTTGAGCCACCACAAATAGCCGTAGGAGCGGTTGAACGGCTGGGAAGGGCACGTCATGCGGCGGAAGTAGGCCGTGTCGCGCAGCACGGCCGTGCCGTTCCAGGAGCCGCGGGCCAGGATGAGCAGGCCAAAACGAGCCATGTCGCGGGCCCGGCTGTAGAACACGTAGTTGCGCCACAAGCCTGCCATACCGATGCGGCTGCCCAGGCGTTGGGTGGTGTATTGGTTGATGGTTAGGTTGCTGGCCCTCGCAATTTCGTCCTGCAGCAAACGGTAAGCGCCGGTATGGTAGGCCCAGCGGGTGCCCGCGTCGGCGCGGTAGCGCAGGCAGGCGGCCGCGGAGCTTTCAGTGTCGCAGGGTGCGGGCGGGGTGTCGTCGAGGCCGGCGGTCATAGTGAGCTGGTGGCGCAGCTGTATCAGCCGTTCCTTGGCAGCGGGAGCCGAGGTCCAACCCCGGCCCAGAAAGCGCGACGTCGTGTCGTCGATGCTCAGCAGGCCTTCCTGCTGGGCCAGGCCCACCAGCACCGCCGTCAGCGACTTGCCAGCCGAGGCCCAGTACCACACCGAATCCTGGGTGTAGGTACCGAAATACTGTTCCAGGGCCAGGCGACCGTCCTTGAGAATCAGAAACGACTTTGTATTCTTACGCCCCAGAAAACCCAGCAGCGAATCCTGGGCCGCCGGGCACCAGCCCAGCGTTGACGGCGCTACCGTGGCCCAGGTAGTGCCCGTCGCAGGGGGAAAGTAAAGCTGCTGAGCCGTAGCCGGTGGTGGGGCAAGCAGCATTACGAACAGAAGCAGGAGTAGCAGGTATTTCATGGGCAGCAGTGTAAGGCCGTTAAACACCCGTGGTACTGCTGCGTTTAATTCAGCAGAGGCCAGGTATAAAGAATGGTAAATAATATATAATAAGTTCTATTCTTGGCTTCTGCCACTTTCCACTAGGTCGTTGTCTTTTTGCTCATGCCGTATTCAGCTCCTGTGGTGTCACGTTTGGCGCCCACCCCCAGTGGGTATCTGCACCTGGGAAATGCCGTCAACTTTCTCTTAACCTGGCTGATTGTACGCCGGGGCTACGGCGTGCTGCACCTGCGCATCGACGATTTGGACCGCGCCCGGCTGCGGCCGGCCTACGTGGAAAATATCTTCCGCACCATCGAGTGGCTGGGCATCGACTACGACCACGGCCCCAGCAGCCCCGAGGATTTTGAGCGTAACTTCTCCCAGCTGCATCACCTGGGCGAATACGAGGACTTCTTGCAGGCCCTGCGGCAGCAGCCGGACCTGCTGTACGCCTGCCGCTGCTCCCGCACCCAGATCCTGGGCCAGTCGGCTGATGGTATCTATTCCGGTGCCTGTCACTCCCAAAACTTAGATTTTGAGGCCCCGGAATCGGCGTGGCGGGCCCATGTGGGCGCTTCCGCCATTGTTTCCTTTACCGATTTGTGGCTGGGGCCAGTGGCTATGGACCTGGCCCGGGAATTGGGCGACTTCGTGGTGCGCAAAAAGGACGGCCTGCCGGCGTACCAGGTAGGCTCCATCGTGGACGACGTGCGGCTGGGCGTGACGCTCGTCGTGCGGGGCCTGGATTTGCTGCCCAGCACAGCGGCCCAACGCTGGCTGGCTGCCCAAACCCCCGAAACCAGCCGCTTCCTGCAAACCCGAATGGTGCATCACAGTCTGCTGCCCGCTCCTGATGGCAGTAAGCTGTCCAAGTCGCAGCAACAGCCCCTGGACCGGGGCATTATGCAGGAATCCGCGTCGCCCCGGCCGGTTTTCGAAGCCGTAGCCAGGCTGCTGAATCTTCCCCCGGAAGCCGGCCGCTCCCTGGCTGCCCTGCGCGCGGCGTTTGAAAATGCGACCATTAGCTGAGCTGGCCAAGCCGTAGCCCGCCTCTTGCTTTACTGTACGGAGTGGCTTAATAGCCGTTGGCTGAGCAGCTCGTAGGCCGCTTCGCGCTGCGGAACTGTGCCCAGGCGCAGCACATCGACCAGGGCCAGCAGCTCGTGCCAGGCGGCGTCGAGGCGGGCAGCGGCCGGGGTAGTAGGGTAGAGCGGGCTCACCGACAAGCCCCAGGCCGTGCCTTCGGGGTCGGGCCACACATAGGCCGGCTCGGCGGGGCTGCGCAGCCGGCTCAGTTCGGGTAGGGCGCTCCAGGCCGTAGGCAGGCCCTGCACGAAATCGTGGGGGTGGGCCGGAAAGGCGTAGGGCAGGCCGTGGAGCAAAAACCATAGCAAGGCCTGCTGCTGCACGGTACGACCATCGGCCTGAAGCAGGCGGGCATACTGGCACCGACGCAGCGCGTCCGAAATTTCGGCCGGGCTGATGAGCAGGGCTGTTGCCAGGTCTTTACCCTGCCACGTGGTAGTCGAGAAGGTCAGAATCCGCAGGAGCACTACCACATCCTGGGGCCGCATACCGTTGTGCTTGCGCATCGTAAAAACGGGCTAGAAGGTCAGAATTCGCGATTCGCAAACTGCGAACCGGCGGTGGCGGGCGGTCAGTAAGGCGAAGGTAGGGGAGGGAATCCAGCAAAAGCAACTTTATTTAAAATTATTCTAAATAAGCCTTGCGGGCTATTCGTAACGCCATACATTTGAGCGCTGTTTAGAATATGTCTAAACAAAAAACTTCTCAGATGCTCCAAGCCGCTGGCCAGAACCCATAAAATCCGGCCGCTGCTTGCCCCTGGTGTGCTCCATCATTTATGCGTTACGCTGCTACTTTCTGCTTTCTGCTGGCTTGCCCGGCCCGGGTGTGGGCTCAGCAGCTGGTACCCGGCGCGGCCGACAGTACTATGCGCCACCTGAGTCTGCGGGAAGTAGTAGTGACGGCCACGCGCACCGAGCGCGCCCTGACCGACGTGCCGATTCCGGTGACGGTGGTGAGTCAGCAGCAAATCAGGGCCATGGGCGCGCTCCGGCTCGGCGACGTGCTGCGGGAGCAAACCGGCCTGACGACCGTCAATGACCACGGTCAGGGTATTCAGATGCAGGGCCTCAACCCCGAATACACCCTGATACTGGTGGATGGCGAGCCGCTGATTGGGCGCACGGCGGGCACCCTTGAACTCTCGCGGGTGGCCGTGGGCAACATTCAGCGGGTGGAAGTGGTGAAAGGCCCGGCTTCGGCCCTGTGGGGCTCGGAGGCATTGGCCGGCGTAGTCAACATTATTACCGACAAGCCCCAACCCGGCACTCGCGGCGACCTGCGCCTGCGCTACGGCACCAACGGCACCCTGGACGCGGGCGGCACTTTCAGCACCAAGGGCGAGCGGCTGGGCCTGAGTGTATTCGGGAACCGTTATAGTTCGCAGGGCTACACGCTGGGTGCCACCAGCAATGGGCCCACCGTGCCACCCTTTGCCAGCTACACCGCCCAGAGCCGCCTGACGTACCAGCTCGGTGCCCGCACCAATGTGAGCCTGGGCGGCCGCTACTTCACCGAAAGCCAGACCAGTGACCTGACCGTGAGTGGCGAAACCGGTGGCCCGGCGGCCGTACGGGCCACTTCCCGGCAGTACGATTACAACCTGACGCCGGTACTCACGCACCGCTTTACTGATCAGCTCCTCACGACGGTCCGGCTTTACCACAGCGGCTACCGCACCCGGGAAAAATACACCTACCACACCGACGGCCAGCTCTACGACGAATCGTATTTCCACCAGACGTTTACCCGGCCCGAGCTGCAAGCTGATTGGCAGCTGCGGCCCAACCAAACCCTGACTACGGGAGTGGGCTACCTGCTCGAAACGGTGGAAGCCACCCGCTACGAGCAGCGCCAGCAGCTGCGGGCTCACTTTCTGTACGCCCAGCACGACTGGCTGCTGACGGAGCGCCTGAACCTGGTGCTCGGGGCGCGCTACGACGGACACAGTCAGTACGCCGGGCAGTTTAGCCCCAAGGTGTCGGGGCGCTACCAGGTGCGGCCCTGGCTGGCGGTGCGGGGCTCGGCCGGCCGGGGCTACCGGGCCCCCGATTTTCGCCAGCTCTACCTGAATTTCTCCAACCCCGTGGTAGGCTACAGCGTGTTTGGCACCAATCAGGTGCGGGCTAAAGTAGCCCAGCTGGCTGAGCAGGGCCAATTGGCTATTGACGGCGAAACCGGCCGGCCGGTAGTGTACGAGGCGGTACTGGCCCAGGCCAGCGGCCTGACGGCCGAAAGCTCGGTGGCCTACAACCTGGGCTTGCAGCTCGACTCCAACGAGAAAACCCGGCTGACCCTCAATGCTTTCCGCAACGACCTGCGCAACTTGATTGAAACCGCCACGGTGGCTTTGAAAACCAATGGGCAGGCCGTGTACTCCTACCGCAACGTGACGCGGGCCTACACCCAGGGCCTGGAAGCCGACGGGCGCTACCGCCTTACGCCCCAGCTCACGCTCAGCGGAGGCTACCAACTGCTGTTTGCTAAAGATAAGAGCGTGGTCGATAAGCTGGCGGCCGGCACGGTGTACCGCAAAGACCCACAAACCCAGGAAACCCAGCGCGTGACGCCCGAGGACTACGGCGGCCTGTACAACCGCTCCCGCCACTCCCTCAACGTCAAGGCCTTTTACGAAAACACCCGGGCGGGCTGGTCGGCTAGTGCGCGGGGCATCTACCGGGGCCGCTACGGCTTCGGCGACCTGAACGGCAACACCATCCTGGACGCCGCCGCCGAGTACGTGCCCGGCTACTGGCTGCTAAACGTGGCGGCGGCCAAAACCTTCCGGCAGCGCCTGAGCCTGCAGGCCGGCATCGACAACGTGTTGAACTACACCAACCCGACCTACATCAGCACTTTGCCTGGCCGCCTGTATTACGCCAGCCTGGCACTGGAGCTGGGTAAGCGCCCCTGATTCTGCTTCACTTTCCGCAACCCTTTCTCTACTTCTATGCATTACCTGTTTTTCCGCACTGCCCTGCTGGCCGTAGCCGCTGCTTCCACGCTCAGCCTGACTTCCTGCGACCAAGACGACGACCAGACTGAAACGGCCGTGAAGCCCGCTCTGCAGGCCAAAACCGTGACTAGCCTGGCTCCGCAGTCGGCTGTCCCAACCAGCACCGGCCAGCCCGGCACACCCCGGCACTTCACGTTCTACAGTCTCGCCGACGGCAAGGAAGTGCCCTACACCGACTCGACCAGCACCAAGTGGGACCTGGCTTTCCGGGGCACGACCATCCTGACCAACAGCGGCAGCAGCGGCCCTGGGCAGGGTGGGGCCCAGGTGAAAGACGGACTGTTTGCGGAGCTGACCACGGCCCCAGAAACCGGCTATGCCGTGGATGCCGCCGCGGCCAAAGCTATTCCCACGGGCTCGGGCAAGGGCTGGTACAACTACAATTCTACCACCCACGTGGTGTCGCCCATTGCCGGCAAGGTGCTGGTCATCCGGACGGCTGCCGGCAAATACGCCAAGCTGGAAGTGACCAACTACTACAAGGACGCCCCAGCTACGCCTGCCGGTACCGAACCCAGCGGCTACTACTCGTTCCGCTACGTGTACCAGCCCGACGGCAGCCGCAACCTGCAATAATTCCCATTAAGTCCGGCGCGGGCTGTTGGGTGGCTATCGGTGAGGCGGTTTCATCGGGCGGTCCGTTGCCGGCACTATTTCTTCAGTCAAACGTATGCTTCTTCGTTTTTCCACTTTCCTCAAAGCCGGCCTGCTGCTGGGCCTGTTACTGCTGAGCGTAGCCAGTCGGGCCGCTGCGCCGGTGCGCATCGTGTCGCTCAGCGGCACGGTAAGCGAAATTATCTGTGACCTGGGCCTGCAAAGCCAGCTGGTGGGTGTAGACGTAACCAGTACGTTTCCGGCGGCCCTGACCAAGCTGCCCAAGGTAGGCCACAACCGCAACATCTCGGCCGAGGGCGTGCTGGCCCTGAGCCCGACCATCGTGGTGGGTACCACCGAATCGTTGAAGCCCGAAGTGGTGAGCCAGCTGAAGTCGGCCGGCATTACGGTGCAGCTGTTTACCCAGGAATACTCGGTAGCGGGCACCAAAAAACTGATTCAGCAAGTGGCCGCCACGTTTAATGCCTCGGCCAAAGCCCCGGCCCTGCTGCAAAAGCTGGACGCCGATTTGGTCAAAATCCGCAAGCCCGCCAAGGCGCCTAAGGTGCTGTTCATTTACGCCCGGGGCAGCGGTACGATGATGGTAGCGGGCCAGAACACGCCCCTGGAAAAGGTTATCGGGCTGGCCGGCGGGCAAAACGCGGCTACCGGCTTCACCGACTTCAAACCCCTGACCGCCGAAGCCCTGGTAGCTGCCAACCCCGACGTGCTCCTGCTCTTCGACAGCGGCCTGGAAAGCCTGGGCGGTAAGGCAGGCCTGCTACAAGTGCCAGGCGTGGCCCAAACCAACGCCGGCCGCACCGGCCGCGTGGTCGAAATGGACGGGCAGCTGCTCTCGGGTTTCGGCCCGCGCCTGGGCCAGGCCACCGCCGAACTAGCCAGCAAGCTGAGCAAGTAACGGCTTGGCTCATCCATCCTAACCCTACAAACGTAGCTGCCTATGCCTGCCGTAGCCGAACTTCCTGCGCCTACTACCACTACGCCAGCCCCCAACCGCGCCGCGCTGCGCCAACGCCTGCTGCTGCCAGTGCTGACGCTGCTGCTCGTAGGCGCGGTGCTGGTCAGTGCTGGGGCGGGGGCCATGCGCGTGCCGGTGCCGGCAGTGCTGGGTATTCTGCTGCACAAAGCCGGCTGGGCAGTTAGCGCCCTGACTTTCGAGCCCCAGCAGGAGGCTGTGCTCTGGATTATTCGGTTGCCGCGGGTATGCTTGAGCGTGCTTATCGGGGCGGCGCTGGGGGTGGCCGGCGCAGCCATGCAGGGCCTGTTTCGCAACCCGCTGGCCGACCCGGGTCTGATTGGCATTTCGGCCGGCGCCTCGTTGGCCGCCGTGACGACCATTGTGTTGGAAATAACCCTGTTGGCCGCCGTCCGGCAGTGGCTGGGTTTTTACGCCCTGGCTGTGGCGGCTTTCGTGGGGGCCTGCGGCACGACGGTGCTGGTCTACAACCTTTCCAAAGAAGGCGGCCGGGCGGTAGTGGCCACGATGCTGCTGGCCGGTATTGCCATCAACGCCCTGGCCGGCGCCCTGACCGGCCTGCTCACCTACGCCGCTACCGATGAGCAGCTGCGCAGCATCACCTTCTGGGGTTGGGCAGCCTGGGCGGTGCTTCCTGGCCTACGGTGCTGGGCGTGCTGCCGCTGCTGGCTTTGCCCATTCTGCTGCTGCCCCGCCTGGGCAAGTCGCTCAACCTGCTGGCCCTGGGCGAAGAGCAGGCGGCTCACCTCGGCCTGCCCGTTACGCGCCTGAAGCGGCAGCTCATCGTGCTAGCCACGCTGGCCGTGGGCACGTCGGTAGCCGTGGCGGGCACCATCGGCTTTCTGGGTCTGGTGGTGCCCCACCTCATCCGCCTCGCCGCCGGGCCCGACCACCGTGTAGTGCTGCCCGGTGCAGCCCTGGGTGGAGCCTTGGTTCTCACCCTGGCCGACACGCTGGCCCGCACGGTAGTTGCCCCGGCCGAGCTACCCATCGGTATCCTCACCGCTTTGCTTGGCACCCCGGTCTTCCTCTGGATTCTACTCCGCGAAAAGCGCCAGCGAGTTGGTTAGTTGTCAGTTGTTCGTTGGCAGTTGTTAGGCTCAACGGTTCCTGACAACAAACAACGAACACCTTCCCTGACAACGAACAACCAACAACGAACAACTAGCAACGAACAACCAACTCACCACATGTTCGACGTTCAACATCTGAGCTACCAGGCTGGCCGCAAGCCGCTGCTGCGCGACGTGTCATTGCAGGCCCGGCCGGGCGAGTTGCTGGCTATTGTGGGCGCCAATGGAGCCGGTAAATCCACGCTGCTGCGCCTGCTCAGCGGCGACGTAGCGCCCAGCGACGGGCTGGTGCAGTTTGACGGGCAGCCGCTGGCTTCAATTCCGGCTGCCATGCTGGCCCGGCGCCGGGCCGTGCTGACCCAGCAGCACACGTTGTCGTTGGCCTTCCGGGTGCAAGAGCTGGTACTGATGGGCCGCTATCCGTATTTCCGCGGCCAACCCAGTGCCCACGACTATGCCGTCGTGGCCGATGCCTTGGCTACTGTGGGCTTGAGTGCGCTGGCCGAGCGCAGCTACCCCACGCTCTCGGGCGGGGAACAGCAGCGGGCCCAGTTGGCGCGGGTGCTGGCCCAGGTGTGGGAGGCGGAGCTGGGTTTTTTGCTGCTCGATGAACCCCTAACCGGCCTCGACCTCAACCACCAGCACCACACCCTCGACGTGGCCCGGGCGCTGGTTCAGCGCGGGTTCGGCGTGGTGGCTGTGCTGCACGATCTGAACCTGGCCGCCCAGTACGCCGACCAGGTGCTGGTGCTGCGCCAAGGGGCTGTAGTTGCCAGCGGCGTGCCGGCCGCCGTGCTTACCGCTGCTCATATTGAGCATGCCTTCGACATTGCCGTGGAGCTGCTCCCGCATCCAAGTCTGGATTGTCCGCTCATCGTGCCCCGGCCCCGGGCCGGCGTTGGGGCGGCTTTTTCTTTGTAAAACCACTTTTCCCTTTGCGTATGTCCGTTACCGATCTGCCTACCCATGTGGCTTCCCTCGCCGAGCGGTGGGCCCAGTTCAAGCTCGATAATCCCAAAAGCCGCATCCGCGACGCGGCCCAGCAGCTGGGAACCAGTGAAGCCGAGTTGCTAGCCACCCAGTGCTCGGGCCAGCCCGACGCGGCAGTAGTGCGCCTGACCACCGACTTTGCCAACCTGCTGGGCCAGGTGCCCGCGCTGGGTCGGGTGATGGCCCTTACCCGCAACGACAGCGTAGTGCACGAGCGCAAGGGCGCTTACGAAAAGGTGTCGGTGAAGGGGCCGATGGGCCTGGTGCTAGGCGAGGATATCGACCTGCGCCTGTTTATGAGCCACTGGCAGTTCGGCTTTGCCGTGACTGAAAACGACCGCCGCAGCCTGCAGTTTTTCACCCAGGATGGGGAGGCCGTCCACAAAATCTACCTGACCGAGGACAGCAACGCGGCGGCCTACAACGAGCTGGTCAGCCACTTCCGGGCCCCGGAGCAAGCCCCCGAGCTAACGACCCTGCCCGCTCCGGAGCCGGCCGCCGAAACCCCCGACGCCGACATCGACGTGGCCGGCTTCCGCGACGCCTGGCGCGCCCTGACCGACACCCACGACTTTTTCGGAATGCTGCGCCAGTTCAGCGTGAGTCGTACCCAGGCCCTGCGCCTGGGCCCGCCGGAACTGGTGCAGCGCCTCGACAACACGGCCATCGTGCGGGGCCTCGAAGCGGCGGCGGCTAGTGGGCTGAACATTATGCTGTTTGTAGCCAGCCGCGGCTGCATCCAGATTCACACCGGCCCGGTGCAGCGCCTGGTGACGGCCGGGCCCTGGTTCAATGTGCTGGACCCCGAGTTCAACCTCCACCTCAAGCTAGGCGACGTGGCCGAAACCTGGCTAGTCAAGAAGCCCACCACCGAAGGCCTAGTGCATTCCCTGGAGCTCTACGACGCCCAGGGCCGCAACCTGCTGCTGTTTTTTGGCAAGCGCAAGCCAGGCATTCCTGAACAGGACGCGTGGCGGGAGCTGGTAACCGGCTTATAAGTCCTGCTAATTCTATCCTTAGGTGACCTGTTTCGGTGTAAATAGATAAGGTAAATACGTGACTAATGAGGCGAATAAGGCCCGGTTGGCAAGCTGCCAACCGGGCCTTTTGCTAATTGCCCATCCCCCTGATTTCGCCGCTCCGCCGGGGCCTGGCTTTTACCCGTGCCAGATGAGCCGGCACCGGCTGCTTATCACCGCCGGCAATAACGTAGGTGGCCCGGGGCTTCGTTGGTGGCCGCCCAGATTTAGCGCAGCTCCTTTTTAAACTCTTCGGCCCAGTGGTCGGCCAGGCGGGTGGGCTCGGGCAGTTTGTAGCCGCGCAGGCAGGCCAGCGTCAGGCGCGTAGCCGTGGCCTGGTCGCAGCGGTGGCCGGGACTCACGAACAGCGGCAGTACCTTGTCTTTGGAGCGGATAACCTCGCCCAGCAGCTCGCCGCTTTTGTCGGTGAGCGGGCTGATGCTGCCCTTGGTAGCGGCGGGCTCCGTGAAATTGCCGGTCAGCTTTTGCTTGGCCACCCCAAAGCTGGGCATATCTAGCATAACGCCGATATGGGCCGCAATTCCCATACGGCGCGGGTGGGCAATACCGTGCCCATCGACCATGATGATGTCGGGCTTCTGCTGGAGCTTGTCGTAGGCCCGCAGCACGTTGGGCGCCTCCCGAAACGAGAGGAAGCCCGGTACGTAGGGCACTTCCACCGGCCCGGTGTGGTACACCTTCTCTACCAGCTCCAGCGACGGGAACCGCAGTACCACGAACACCGATAGGATGGTTTCGGGAGTGGGAAACGACGAGTCGCAGCCGGCTATGAACCGGGGCTCGTGGGTGAGGGGCAACAGGCGCACGTGGGTGCGCAGTTCCTGCTGGGTCTGGGTCAGCTCGCGCACAAGCTGCGGGTCGGCGGGCGGGTGGTAGGGGCGGTACAAGGCGAGAAGGTGAAATGGTGAGGTGGTAAGTTGTCGTCTGGATCCGGGGGCGCGGGGCTTTTGCACGAAGAAGCCCCGCCAGCTGCTATACGGCAGGGGCGGGGCTTTTGGCAATACGGAGCTGATGGCTAGCTTAGAAGCCCAACTCAGGGGCGGTGGCTAGGCGTTTGGTTGCAATACAAGATTTTCCTGCTCGGCCGTTTCGGCTGCGGCGGCCAGCCGTTCACGCCAGCGCGGGTAAAACAGCAGCTTGCCCTGAATAACGACCCAGGCCAGAATCATCGGGACGGCCTTGATTTTGTAGGCGTCGAAGAATCCGTCGCGGATGAAGTGGGGGTAAATATCGGTGGCCGACAGGCTGGTAAACAGCGCTACCAGGATGAATAGCGGCCAGGCCAGGGGCGTGCTGCGGCGGTAGTGCATAAACCACAGCACGAAGCCCACCACCGGAATAATAAAGGTGGGCGACTCGGCCATTTGGTTGAAGATAACCACGAAAATCAGGATGGACGACACGTAGAGGCGGCGGTAGTGCGTTTCGCTCCAGCGGTGCCAGTAGCCCAGGGGCAGCAGCAGCGCCACCAGGCCCGTGAGCTGCACGGCGCCCTTCGACACGTGCAGGCCAAACCAGGTGTCGAGCACGCCCATCAACGACAACTGTACGCCCGTGGCCGAGGCCCGCACAATGTCGTACCAGCCCTGGTAAATCATCTGAAACTCGGTCCAGTTCACCACCAGCAGCGGCGTAAAGCCCAGCACCACCAGCCAGAGCCCAGCCCAGAAGCTGTTGCGGAAAAAGCCCGGGTAAAACAAGAACAGCAGCCCAATACCGATGCCGTACACTTTAATCAGGAAGGCCAGAGCCAGGCACAGCCCGGCCCACACGGGCTTCTTGTTTTCCAGGTTGAGGTAGGTCCACAGCATCAGGCCCACCAGCAGGCAGTTGGCCTGGCTGTTGTGCAGGGCCGTCATCACGTCGATGAATACCAGGAGCAGAAACAGAAGTTGCCGGCGCACCTCGGGAAACAGGCGGCGGCCGGCGGTGTAAAGCATTGTGTTGTTGAGCACGTTCCAGAGCAGCAGCCCCAGCCAGTTGGGCATCCAGGCAAAGAGGCCCATAAACAGGGCAAACACCGGGCTGTACTTGTAGGTGTCGTAGTAGTACTCGGGGTATTCGAGGTAGAGGTTTTTGCCCGCCACCAGATTGAAAAACGGCTTGACGAAGATCAGGTAGTTGTTAATCGTGCCCTTGAAGTAGTGCTGAAAGCTGATGAGCACCGTCAGGACCGCGTAGAGGGCCACCACAAAGCGGGTCGTGAGCAAAAACTGAGTAAGCCGGGAAGTGCGCATGCGGCAGAGCGAAGCTGGTGAGGGACTGCAAAAGTAGGGGGAAATGCCGGGGCAACGGTGGGAAGCTTCGAAAAGCCAACCCGCACCGGACCGCCCGCGTTAGGGGCTAGAGGGCCAGCTTTACTTATTCGGCCGGCCCGTTTTAGGTATGAAAAAACCCGAGCAACCCGCCAGCACCGGCTCCGGCCCCCTGTTTGAGCGCCGCTACTATATCGATATCGACAAGCCCGCCCTCACACCCGGGCAGCTCATGGAGGCCATCCAAAACAACGTGGCCCACTACTCGCCCGACTTGCTGGCGCAGTTTGAGAAGGTCAAAGGTCATGACCAGGGCCTGCGTAAGGGCGACGAGTTTTCCATCAAAATCCTGGGTCCCTGGAACGGCTCGGTTCGCGTCACGGAAGTCACCGAGAACTGCTTCGAGTTTCTGACCCTGGAAGACCACCCCGAGGCGGGCCGCATCAAGTTTTCGGTCGAGCCGCTGGGTAAAGACGCGTTGCGCTTCGAAATTCATTCCTGGGCCCGCTCCCGCGACGGGCTCGTGGCCTTTACC
Above is a genomic segment from Hymenobacter cellulosivorans containing:
- a CDS encoding heme ABC transporter ATP-binding protein, yielding MLGSTVPDNKQRTPSLTTNNQQRTTSNEQPTHHMFDVQHLSYQAGRKPLLRDVSLQARPGELLAIVGANGAGKSTLLRLLSGDVAPSDGLVQFDGQPLASIPAAMLARRRAVLTQQHTLSLAFRVQELVLMGRYPYFRGQPSAHDYAVVADALATVGLSALAERSYPTLSGGEQQRAQLARVLAQVWEAELGFLLLDEPLTGLDLNHQHHTLDVARALVQRGFGVVAVLHDLNLAAQYADQVLVLRQGAVVASGVPAAVLTAAHIEHAFDIAVELLPHPSLDCPLIVPRPRAGVGAAFSL
- a CDS encoding hemin-degrading factor; protein product: MSVTDLPTHVASLAERWAQFKLDNPKSRIRDAAQQLGTSEAELLATQCSGQPDAAVVRLTTDFANLLGQVPALGRVMALTRNDSVVHERKGAYEKVSVKGPMGLVLGEDIDLRLFMSHWQFGFAVTENDRRSLQFFTQDGEAVHKIYLTEDSNAAAYNELVSHFRAPEQAPELTTLPAPEPAAETPDADIDVAGFRDAWRALTDTHDFFGMLRQFSVSRTQALRLGPPELVQRLDNTAIVRGLEAAAASGLNIMLFVASRGCIQIHTGPVQRLVTAGPWFNVLDPEFNLHLKLGDVAETWLVKKPTTEGLVHSLELYDAQGRNLLLFFGKRKPGIPEQDAWRELVTGL
- the nfi gene encoding deoxyribonuclease V (cleaves DNA at apurinic or apyrimidinic sites); this encodes MYRPYHPPADPQLVRELTQTQQELRTHVRLLPLTHEPRFIAGCDSSFPTPETILSVFVVLRFPSLELVEKVYHTGPVEVPYVPGFLSFREAPNVLRAYDKLQQKPDIIMVDGHGIAHPRRMGIAAHIGVMLDMPSFGVAKQKLTGNFTEPAATKGSISPLTDKSGELLGEVIRSKDKVLPLFVSPGHRCDQATATRLTLACLRGYKLPEPTRLADHWAEEFKKELR
- a CDS encoding glycosyltransferase family 87 protein; amino-acid sequence: MRTSRLTQFLLTTRFVVALYAVLTVLISFQHYFKGTINNYLIFVKPFFNLVAGKNLYLEYPEYYYDTYKYSPVFALFMGLFAWMPNWLGLLLWNVLNNTMLYTAGRRLFPEVRRQLLFLLLVFIDVMTALHNSQANCLLVGLMLWTYLNLENKKPVWAGLCLALAFLIKVYGIGIGLLFLFYPGFFRNSFWAGLWLVVLGFTPLLVVNWTEFQMIYQGWYDIVRASATGVQLSLMGVLDTWFGLHVSKGAVQLTGLVALLLPLGYWHRWSETHYRRLYVSSILIFVVIFNQMAESPTFIIPVVGFVLWFMHYRRSTPLAWPLFILVALFTSLSATDIYPHFIRDGFFDAYKIKAVPMILAWVVIQGKLLFYPRWRERLAAAAETAEQENLVLQPNA
- a CDS encoding DUF1990 family protein translates to MKKPEQPASTGSGPLFERRYYIDIDKPALTPGQLMEAIQNNVAHYSPDLLAQFEKVKGHDQGLRKGDEFSIKILGPWNGSVRVTEVTENCFEFLTLEDHPEAGRIKFSVEPLGKDALRFEIHSWARSRDGLVAFTYDTLGMGKKVQQQTWELFCEKVAQASGGHARGPVRVETIEHAADSAEAQAHVF